The segment AAGGATTGATAAAAGAGATAGTTTTACTTTAGACAAATTCAACCTCTTTTAAAATCTCTTGTTTAGATAAAGGTTTCAAATATTTTTCTCTAGCAATATCTACATTAAGATGAAAAAAATCTTCTAAAGTTTTCTTAAACTCTAATTTTTTTTCATGTATATTTGTAAGATTATTTTCAAGTTCAATTAGAATATCTACATCACTACTATTTTTAGCTTCATCTCTAACATATGAACCAAATAGCCCAAGTTTAGTAATACCAAACTTTTGAGAAAATTCATCTTTGTGTTCTGATAAATAGTTAATAATAAATTCTTTTGTCACCTGAAATCCTTTTCATAAATAAATTATAACATATAAAGTTTCAATCCCAAAAATCACATTATAAAACTGACTTCTTAATAAAAGAACTAGTTGTATGTAGGTTCAAGGCGCTAATAGCTTTATTGAAGGAGTTTACATGAAAGTAAATGACTGAAAGAAAAACTATTTGCAACGCAAGATGACTGCGTGCAAATAGTTCTTTTATTTTATAATGCTTTTGCAGTAATTCTAGATAATCTTTGAGCAAATGCAACTGTATCAGTAATTTCCATACCTTCACTTAACTTAGCTTGGTCTAATAATACCCATGATACATCAGCTACTAAACCATCATCTTTTAAATCTTTTAATTTTGAAACAATCTCATGGTCAGGGTTGATTTCAAGAACAGGAGCAGATGCTGGCATCTCTTGACCCATTGCTCTCATCATTTGCATCATTTGAGCCATTTGTGCATCCTCTGCATCTTTAACAACACAAGATGGAGATTCAGATAATCTATTAGTTACTCTAACTTCTTTTACTGCTTCACCTAAAACCTCTTTGATTTTTTCAGTTACATCTTTATATTTTTCTTCAACTTCTTTTTTCTCTTCTTCAGTTTGCTCAACTTTTGGAGCTTCACAAGAAGTAATATCTTTAAATTCCCATTCTTTATAAGCACCATACATTGGAGTTACAATCTCATCGATTTCTTTATCATCTAAGATTAATACTTCAATATCATTTTTCTTATAACTTTCTAATAATGGAGAGTTTCTTAATACTTTTTCATTTTCACCAACAATATAGTAAATAGCTTTTTGTTCAGAGTCAGCTGCTTCTTTATATGCTGATAATGAAGTCATTTTAGCATTTTCAGTTTTTGTTGATTTAAATCTTAATAATTCTAAAATTGCTTCTTTGTTTGTAAAGTCTTGGTAAGCACCCTCTTTTAATGGTCTATTATATTGTTCAATAAATGGTGCATATTTCTCTTCATCTTTTGAAAGTTTTTTGATTTCACCAAGAATCTTTTTAACAGAACTTTGTTTGATATTAGCCATTACTCTATTTTCTTGTAAAATTTCCCTTGAAACATTTAATGGTAAATCTTCAGAATCAATAATACCTCTAACAAATCTTAAGTATGTTGGTAATAACTCTTTTTCATCATCAGTGATAAATACTCTTTTTACATAAAGTTTAACACCTGGTTGATAATCAGCTCTGTACATATCCATAGGAGCTATTGATGGGATATAAAATAGAGTAGTATACTCATTTACACCCTCTGCTTTTGTATGAATTGTAAGCATTGGATCTTGTGAATCATGTGAAATAGATTTATAAAAATCGTTATATTCATCTTGTTTTATTTTAGATTTTGGTTGCATCCATAAAGCAGTTGCTTCATTGATTTTTTCATTTCTGTTTTCTTTTGTTTTTTTAGCTTCTTTTCCAGCTTTTTTATCCTCTTCACTTAACTCTTCAGTTACCTCTTCTGTGTATGCTAAGTTGATTGGATATGCAATATGATTAGAGTATTTTTTAATTACTGTTTCAACTCTATATTTTGAAGTATAATCTTCAACTTCTTCATCTTTAAGTTTAATATAAATTACAGTACCTGAAGATTCTTTAGTACAAGGACTTAAATCAAACTCTCCTGTTCCCGTTGATGACCATTTGTAAGCTTGCTCTTCACCAGCTTTTTTAGAAATTACGTCAACTTTTTCTGCAACCATAAATACTGAATAAAAACCAACACCAAATTGTCCAATTAGGTTTGAATCTTTTTTTGCATCTCCTGTTAAGTTTTCAACAAAAGATTTAGTTCCAGATTTAGCAATAGTACCAATTGAAGCGATTAAATCCTCTTCATTCATACCAATACCATTATCTACAATTGTAATTGATTTATCTTCTTCGTCAATTTTAACTGTAATTTGCCCTGCCCAATCTTCTGGAAGTGCTGCTTTGATTTTTTCATCTGTTAATTTTAAATAATTTAATTTATCAATTGCATCACTTGCATTTGATACAAGTTCCCTAATAAAAATCTCTTTATTTGAATATAAAGAGTGTGTCATTAAATGTAATAGTTGTCCTACTTCTGTTTGAAATTGATGTTTTGCCATGCTAATTTCTCCTGTAAATTTGATTTTTTGTAATGAAATTTTAACACAACTTTATAAAAGGAAGCTAAAGTTTTGACATTTTTTAGCACTTTTTAGTTTTAAGTGCTAATTTAAGCAAAAAATTGTAAAATTATCATACAAAGGACTAACATGACTAAAGAAAAATTTATTGAAGACTTAAATGATATTTATGAGTACTTAGATTTTCAAAAAAATTCAACAAATAAACTTTTATCTTTTTTAGAAAATAATCAGTTTGAAAAGTTAGAAATTATCGATGAGTTTGCGAAAATTTTAGACTTAGATATGAATGAAAATTTAAGAGTTGCGTTAACAACAAGATTAGTTAATTTAAGAGATGATTCATTAGTTCAAGTTCTAAAAAAACTTGAAAAAAATGAAGATGAGATAATACAAATACAAGAAAAAGCATATTGTTTTGTAAGAGATTATTGGCAAGAAAAACATAGACATTTTATAGAATATATTAAACACAATAATCTTTTAACACCATTTTACCAAGAGATTTTTCAAGGTGTTTATAACGTAGGACTTAAAATGTCTTCATGGCAAAGTTCTTGGACTGCACACATAATAAATGGAATCAATAAAGAATTATCAAATATGTTTAATGGTGATGATGCAAAGGTTATGGACTACCTAGAAAAAAATCATTTATTTGATTTAGGACATAATAATATCTTAGCTGACAGATCATACTCTGCACTTGTAAAAGATAAAGAAGAATACCATTCAAAAGCATATATTGATGCATTTAAGAAACAAACCACAGAAGTTATAGATGCTTTAGAAGATTTTGAAGAAGTATTAATTGAATTAGAAGATGAAGTTTATGGACAAAAATGGGATTATATACTTTATATTCAATCTTTAATTAAAGCTTTTGCTGAAAACAAAACTCATCTTTTAGTTGAAAGATGGGCAGATGTTGATAGAGCTTGGATGAAAATAAAAACTCCTATTCAAATTGGACACCCTTTAGAATATTATGAAGATCATTACAGAAAAGCAGTTGCTTTAGAATGGGATATAAGACTTACAAATCCACAATTTGCTCAAAATGATAATAGAGTAAACAAAATCAAATCAGCTTTTGAAAAAATATATGAAAAAACTGAAAAAACAAAAGAGTATCAAGCTATTTATGACTTTTCTTTAAAATCACTTGATAAAGTTCAACTATATGTTGGAAGACCTGCTTTATTTTTTGGAGCTGAATTCAATGGTTTATTTTCAGCACAGGTTGTACCAAATGATGAAGTTGTTTCTAAAGAAGAGGGTAAAAAAATATTTGCATTTTCTGATGAGATTTTACAAACAAGTCGGGCTAAACCATTTCTAAAATTATCACAAGAAATTTTTGGACAAAAGTTTTTAAGTGAAGATAGAATTTTTCTTTTTAATGAAACTGAAGCTTGGCATCAAGTTTATGATATTTCAACAATTGGGCATGAGTTTGGACATATTCTTTGGTGCGATGAAGAAACAGAAACAGTTATGAACAAAACTGGAAATTTCAAAAATATTGAAGAGTTTAAAGCAACAACTGGTGGTTTAGTTTCATTTTTCTTAGATGAAAGTAATGATGAAAAAGATTTAGAAAAACAAGTTTTAATGGATACAATAAAAAGAGCCGTAAGTCTTATTGGATGGATGGAAGTTGATGAAGTTCAACCATATTATTGTGAAGGGCTTATTCATCTAACTGCTCTTTTTGAAACTAAAATTTTGAACTTTGAAGATGAAGAATTAATTATAGATATGAGTTCAACTAAATATGATAAATTAAAACAATGGTATATTAATACATACACAGATTTAGCAATCCATTATTTAGATAAAAAAGATGCCACAATCTTTTTAAATAATTTTGCAGAAAAAAAAGATAAATATTTTATGCCAACAAATGAAAAAATCAAATCATTTGTTAAGTATTATTTCAAAAGATACCAAGAGATTGGTCAAGAGTTAGATACTACAGACAAAAAAGAAAACTATTTAAAATAAGAGGTTTATCCTCTTATTTACCAATTGCAAAGGCATATAAAACTTGGGTATAATCCCCAATAAATTCACAAACTTCATCATCATAATAAGCTCCAATTCCAGAACATCCAATCCCTAAATAATTTGAAGCTAGATAAAGTCTATGCCCTAATAAACCAGCTTTTTGATACATTGCTTGATAGTTTTTTGATTTTGAACAGAAGAAAAATGTAACTGCTGATTGACTACCTAGTTTTTGTTCTAAACATAAATACCCTGCTTTTGATAAGAAATCACCCTCTTTTATATATTCACCATTTTTCATCAAACCTAGTTTCATACCTTGGACTCTATTTATTACATAATAAATATCAATCTCTTCATCACAATCTGAACTAACGGCTTTATTTACATTTTCCATTATAGAATCAAACTCTATTTTGGTAATACTTTGTTGATTAAATTCTCTAATTGACCTTCTTTTTAATATCACTTCTTTAAAGTAGCTTTTTTGAAAATTAAAATTTGCCTCTTGCAATTGAGGTTTTTTATTTTCTATCTCTAAAGAGTCATTATAAGCATCTTCAATCATCTCATTTTTTTCAAATACAAAAGTACCATCAATATTTTCTAATTCAAGTTTAACTTTTCTAAGTTTTTCATTTGTGTTATTTGTTAAAAAAACAGCTGATGTAAAAAACTCTTTTTCATCAAAATTAAAAAGTTTATTCATCTGTTTTTTATCAAAATCATTTACAATCTTAAAACTTTTATTGTGTATATAAGCTGATGCTTCTATTGAGCCTAAAACATGTCCAGCATCAAGTAAACAGTATCTAAAAGCTCTATTTTTATATTTCCAAGAACTTCTATAATAAATTGATGAGATTAAAAAAATAAATCCATTTTGTTTTGTATCTAAATCAAAATATGGTTCAAGTCCACTATCATCAATTTTTTTTAGTAAGGTAATACTTGAACTTTTAATATCAAAATGGTAAATTCCATCTTCAAAATCTTTATTTCCTCTACTTTGAAAATAGATTTCATTGGGATATAAAGCCCCTGCACTTGGATTTATCCTTAAATAGTATTCAACACCAGGATAAGTTTTTTTTGCATTTATCCCTGCTATTAAATAAATAAATTCATGATTCTCTTTTTTAATATCTAAGGGGATTTTTTCGTAACTATTAGGGTAAGATTTAAATACACTTGGTTGATTATTCCAATCAAGTCTATTAGGATTGTTTCTAATGGAGAAGTAAGAGTGTTTAGTATTCATATGATACTTAAAATAATCATAGAATTCTGACACTCTTAATCCTTTTATTTTTTAGTAGTAACTATTCCTGGAGCTTCTTGGGTTCCCACATAGTCATCATAACTGCTGTTGTATCTCAAATATGCAAAAACTGCTCCAACTAATAAGATACCAATAACTACAAGTCTTACAGTATTTCTTTTTTCTTTTGACTCATTACCGTTATAATCATCAATTTTATCAAGGCTTAATTCATCATCCATATTACTTTTCATGGCTAACTCCTTTTTTTGAACAATAACACATTAGAACTTAAAATAAATGTCATAAGTTCAAGTTATACTATTTTTTAATATTAGTTTAATTTATTATAAAATTATAAAAAATTCTTATAATGAAGAAACCATTATTTGATTTACTGTTACTGCTATCTCTTTTATATCCTTATTATCTTTTGTCATAAAAGTATCAAGATTATCTCTTACTTTATAAAAAACTTCATGCTCATTTTTCACATAACTTTTAAATGCATCTTCTGGTTGTTCATCAACTCTTTTAAAATCTAATATTTTCTTTGTATAATGAACAACAATATGTTCTATAAATTGTAAAACTTGACCTCTTAGAACCATGTCATTTCTTGATTTTAATTCTATTTTATTTAATGCCATTAAAATATCTAAGATATTAAACTCGTGAATTAATAAATAAAATAATACAAGTACATCTTTAAAGGTATGACTTGTATTTGTTTTAATTACAATTGCAGGAACAGCAAATCTTAGATAATCAATCACACTAAAGAACTGATTAAATTCTAAATCATCTTTTATATACTCTTTTACTCCACCCTCATGAACTTCAGTTAAGTGATTGAAAAGTTCTTCTTTATGGTCTAAAATATGTGCAGCATCTAATTGATTTTTCTTTAGATATTTAACCATCCATCTTGTACTTACATATAAAGTATACTCAAGTTTAGTCAATAATCTATATTGCTCTTCCACATCCATTTTATAATCTTGAGAATATATTTTCTCTCGAATCTCTTTTGTTCCAAATAGTTTTTTAGCTACTAGATAAGATTTAACTTTTAATAAGAATCTTTCATTACCAAGTTTTTCATAATCGCTAATAAAAGTACATCCTTGAGAATTTATTAAAATATCTGCCATTTTTGTAGCAATAATTTCTCTTTTTAGTGGATGGTTTAATAATTCATGTTCATACATCCCAACAAATGATTTAGGGAAATATCTATTTAAATAATCAAGGGCAAATTGTTCATCTACTAATGTTGATTTTAATAAAATTTTCTTAATGAAAATTTTTGAATATGAAAGTAATGAACATAATACGGGCCTTACAATTGAACCATTAATATCTATTACCTCATGAATATTTTCATCTTTTGGAATAAAAAATGATGCTCTATTAAAAGCTTCAACATGATTTTCTAAAATATGAATTGTCTTTAAGAAATCATTTCTGTATTTTCTTGAGAATCTTTCATCTGAAGAGATTGCTAAAGCTTGATTATAATTACTTTGCAACACTAAATTTACAACTTGTTCTGTTAATGAATGAAGCATTGTTCTACTCTCATCATCACAGATATTACCACTTGTTTTAATTGTATTTAATAAGATTTTTAAATTTACTTCATGGTCTGAAGTATCAACTCCACCAGCATTATCAATACCATCAATATTGATTCTACCACCATTTAAAGCATATTCAATTCTAGCTTTTTGAGTAAATCCAAGATTTCCACCTTCACAAACAACCTTTGCTTTCATTTCTGTGGCATCTATTCTTACTGCTTCGTTTTGTTTATCCCCAATATCAATTGAGTTTTCATCACTAGCTTTTACATATGTTCCAACTCCACCATTAAAGAACATATCAACTTCCATACAAAGTAGCATTTTACATAACTCTTCACCACTTAATACTTTTTTTGTAGTTTTTAATAGTTTTTGGATTTCAGGAGTTAAACTTATCTCTTTTTCACTTCTTAAAAATACTCCTCCACCTTTTGAAATAGCTTTTGTATCATAGAAGCCCCATCCTGAATCTTTAGATTCAAAAAGTCTTTTTCTCTCGTCAAAACTTTTTTTAGGATCTGGATTTGGATCAATAAATATCTCTTTATGTCCAATTGCCGCAAGAAGTTTAAATTTGTCTGATTCAATCATACCATTACCAAAAACATCTCCACTCATAGAACCAATACCCATAACAGTAATACTGTCTTTATAAATATCAATTCCATCTTCAATGAAAAATCTTTTTGTTGACATTAAAGCACCACGTGCAGTAATACCTAAATCTTTATGACCATATCCATTTGAACCACCACTTGCAAAGGCATCACCTAACCAATAACCCCTTTCGATTGCAATATTATTAGCAACATCACTCATAGCTGCTGTTCCTTTATCAGCTGCAACTACGAAATATGGGTCATCGCCATCATAAGCAACAACATTGCTATCTTTTACAATTTCTCCATTTACCATATTATCAACTAAGTCAAGGTTGGCATTTATATACATTGAGTAAATTTCTTGAAAATATTCTTTTGTGATTGAAGAATTGTTTTTATTAATTACAAAACCACCCTTTGAACCATCTGGAATAATTATTGAGTTTTTACCCTCTTGGGTAATCATAAGTGATTTTACTTCTTGTCTATAATCATCATGTCTGTCAGACCATCTAAGCCCACCTCTACTAATTTTACTCATTCTTAAATGAACTCCGTAAAAATTAGGATGATAAATAAAGTTTTCAAAGTTTGGTTGTAAACCTTTTAGATTTTCACCAAATTTTTTGGCATCAATTTTAAAAGATATTGTTTCTCTATTTAAAAAAAAGTTTGTTCTTAAAAGTGATTTTAAAAATGATAGTGTTAATTTTAATATTCTATCATCAATAATTTGAGGAATAACCTTTACAAGGTTTTCAATATCCTCTTCTAAACTATCTAGTTTAGTTTTCTTTGCTTTTATCTTTGGATCAAATTTTATTATAAAATATTCCACAAACAAATTTGTAATAGTATGATGATTTATCAAAGTATTTAAAATAGTTGCACTATTGATAGTTAATACAGATTGGTCAATATACTCAATAAAAGCATTAACTAAAAAAATCTTTTTTAAATCAAAATTTTGATTTAAAACAAGAGAAAATGCTTTAGTGTGTTTTAATGATTTATCTTTAATACAACTTACTATTATCTTTTCTAAATTTTCTCTGGCATTATCAATT is part of the Arcobacter arenosus genome and harbors:
- a CDS encoding nucleotidyltransferase family protein, with product MTKEFIINYLSEHKDEFSQKFGITKLGLFGSYVRDEAKNSSDVDILIELENNLTNIHEKKLEFKKTLEDFFHLNVDIAREKYLKPLSKQEILKEVEFV
- the htpG gene encoding molecular chaperone HtpG; translation: MAKHQFQTEVGQLLHLMTHSLYSNKEIFIRELVSNASDAIDKLNYLKLTDEKIKAALPEDWAGQITVKIDEEDKSITIVDNGIGMNEEDLIASIGTIAKSGTKSFVENLTGDAKKDSNLIGQFGVGFYSVFMVAEKVDVISKKAGEEQAYKWSSTGTGEFDLSPCTKESSGTVIYIKLKDEEVEDYTSKYRVETVIKKYSNHIAYPINLAYTEEVTEELSEEDKKAGKEAKKTKENRNEKINEATALWMQPKSKIKQDEYNDFYKSISHDSQDPMLTIHTKAEGVNEYTTLFYIPSIAPMDMYRADYQPGVKLYVKRVFITDDEKELLPTYLRFVRGIIDSEDLPLNVSREILQENRVMANIKQSSVKKILGEIKKLSKDEEKYAPFIEQYNRPLKEGAYQDFTNKEAILELLRFKSTKTENAKMTSLSAYKEAADSEQKAIYYIVGENEKVLRNSPLLESYKKNDIEVLILDDKEIDEIVTPMYGAYKEWEFKDITSCEAPKVEQTEEEKKEVEEKYKDVTEKIKEVLGEAVKEVRVTNRLSESPSCVVKDAEDAQMAQMMQMMRAMGQEMPASAPVLEINPDHEIVSKLKDLKDDGLVADVSWVLLDQAKLSEGMEITDTVAFAQRLSRITAKAL
- the ciaB gene encoding invasion protein CiaB encodes the protein MTKEKFIEDLNDIYEYLDFQKNSTNKLLSFLENNQFEKLEIIDEFAKILDLDMNENLRVALTTRLVNLRDDSLVQVLKKLEKNEDEIIQIQEKAYCFVRDYWQEKHRHFIEYIKHNNLLTPFYQEIFQGVYNVGLKMSSWQSSWTAHIINGINKELSNMFNGDDAKVMDYLEKNHLFDLGHNNILADRSYSALVKDKEEYHSKAYIDAFKKQTTEVIDALEDFEEVLIELEDEVYGQKWDYILYIQSLIKAFAENKTHLLVERWADVDRAWMKIKTPIQIGHPLEYYEDHYRKAVALEWDIRLTNPQFAQNDNRVNKIKSAFEKIYEKTEKTKEYQAIYDFSLKSLDKVQLYVGRPALFFGAEFNGLFSAQVVPNDEVVSKEEGKKIFAFSDEILQTSRAKPFLKLSQEIFGQKFLSEDRIFLFNETEAWHQVYDISTIGHEFGHILWCDEETETVMNKTGNFKNIEEFKATTGGLVSFFLDESNDEKDLEKQVLMDTIKRAVSLIGWMEVDEVQPYYCEGLIHLTALFETKILNFEDEELIIDMSSTKYDKLKQWYINTYTDLAIHYLDKKDATIFLNNFAEKKDKYFMPTNEKIKSFVKYYFKRYQEIGQELDTTDKKENYLK
- a CDS encoding SagB family peptide dehydrogenase → MSEFYDYFKYHMNTKHSYFSIRNNPNRLDWNNQPSVFKSYPNSYEKIPLDIKKENHEFIYLIAGINAKKTYPGVEYYLRINPSAGALYPNEIYFQSRGNKDFEDGIYHFDIKSSSITLLKKIDDSGLEPYFDLDTKQNGFIFLISSIYYRSSWKYKNRAFRYCLLDAGHVLGSIEASAYIHNKSFKIVNDFDKKQMNKLFNFDEKEFFTSAVFLTNNTNEKLRKVKLELENIDGTFVFEKNEMIEDAYNDSLEIENKKPQLQEANFNFQKSYFKEVILKRRSIREFNQQSITKIEFDSIMENVNKAVSSDCDEEIDIYYVINRVQGMKLGLMKNGEYIKEGDFLSKAGYLCLEQKLGSQSAVTFFFCSKSKNYQAMYQKAGLLGHRLYLASNYLGIGCSGIGAYYDDEVCEFIGDYTQVLYAFAIGK
- a CDS encoding NAD-glutamate dehydrogenase domain-containing protein; the protein is MAKNSSDMNAICSQLLTPKDLKISEQLFNEVQEETIVTQIVDNGDSKSIKIYSTYQLFLSSITPILHDIGFMIIDEVTYNIRNGKDLIYVSRFNLNISSPGDLNRIDNARENLEKIIVSCIKDKSLKHTKAFSLVLNQNFDLKKIFLVNAFIEYIDQSVLTINSATILNTLINHHTITNLFVEYFIIKFDPKIKAKKTKLDSLEEDIENLVKVIPQIIDDRILKLTLSFLKSLLRTNFFLNRETISFKIDAKKFGENLKGLQPNFENFIYHPNFYGVHLRMSKISRGGLRWSDRHDDYRQEVKSLMITQEGKNSIIIPDGSKGGFVINKNNSSITKEYFQEIYSMYINANLDLVDNMVNGEIVKDSNVVAYDGDDPYFVVAADKGTAAMSDVANNIAIERGYWLGDAFASGGSNGYGHKDLGITARGALMSTKRFFIEDGIDIYKDSITVMGIGSMSGDVFGNGMIESDKFKLLAAIGHKEIFIDPNPDPKKSFDERKRLFESKDSGWGFYDTKAISKGGGVFLRSEKEISLTPEIQKLLKTTKKVLSGEELCKMLLCMEVDMFFNGGVGTYVKASDENSIDIGDKQNEAVRIDATEMKAKVVCEGGNLGFTQKARIEYALNGGRINIDGIDNAGGVDTSDHEVNLKILLNTIKTSGNICDDESRTMLHSLTEQVVNLVLQSNYNQALAISSDERFSRKYRNDFLKTIHILENHVEAFNRASFFIPKDENIHEVIDINGSIVRPVLCSLLSYSKIFIKKILLKSTLVDEQFALDYLNRYFPKSFVGMYEHELLNHPLKREIIATKMADILINSQGCTFISDYEKLGNERFLLKVKSYLVAKKLFGTKEIREKIYSQDYKMDVEEQYRLLTKLEYTLYVSTRWMVKYLKKNQLDAAHILDHKEELFNHLTEVHEGGVKEYIKDDLEFNQFFSVIDYLRFAVPAIVIKTNTSHTFKDVLVLFYLLIHEFNILDILMALNKIELKSRNDMVLRGQVLQFIEHIVVHYTKKILDFKRVDEQPEDAFKSYVKNEHEVFYKVRDNLDTFMTKDNKDIKEIAVTVNQIMVSSL